In Synergistaceae bacterium, a genomic segment contains:
- a CDS encoding aspartate-semialdehyde dehydrogenase codes for MKKIAVLGVTGLVGREILKTLERRKFPVLKLIALASPRSAGTKIEYAGEEITVQAVDENSFDGVDIALFSAGGSTSKKWAPIATKAGAIVIDNSSAWRMDTDVPLVIPEINPDDALNHKKGIIANPNCSTIQALMAIWPLHKEASVTYMNISTYQSVAGTGISAVRALEEETANFLQGRKTSDTGVYPHQIAFNLLPHIGSFDEEGISEEEWKMVHESRKIMHLPDLKVSGITVRVPIFRCHGESITVQFKNKLTPQRAREVLASSPGIIVADAPQDNIYPQPILVAEKDEVYVGRIRRDTGLDNALAMWVIGDNLLKGAALNAVQIAELFV; via the coding sequence ATGAAAAAAATAGCAGTCCTTGGTGTAACCGGTCTTGTAGGACGTGAAATATTAAAAACCTTAGAGCGTAGAAAATTTCCCGTTTTAAAGTTAATAGCTCTAGCTTCACCACGTTCTGCCGGAACAAAGATAGAATATGCAGGAGAAGAGATTACAGTTCAAGCTGTAGATGAGAACTCATTTGATGGAGTAGATATAGCACTCTTTTCTGCCGGTGGTTCAACTTCTAAAAAATGGGCACCTATAGCAACAAAAGCCGGGGCAATAGTTATAGACAATAGTTCTGCATGGCGAATGGATACTGATGTGCCACTGGTAATTCCTGAAATAAACCCAGATGATGCACTAAATCATAAAAAAGGAATAATAGCTAATCCAAATTGCTCGACAATTCAGGCTCTGATGGCAATCTGGCCATTACATAAAGAAGCTTCGGTAACGTATATGAACATTAGTACTTATCAGTCTGTTGCAGGAACAGGGATTAGTGCTGTTCGAGCATTGGAAGAAGAGACAGCAAACTTCCTTCAGGGTAGAAAAACATCTGATACCGGAGTATACCCGCATCAGATCGCATTTAACCTCCTTCCTCATATTGGCTCCTTTGATGAAGAAGGCATCTCAGAAGAAGAATGGAAAATGGTACACGAATCAAGAAAGATTATGCATCTTCCTGATCTAAAGGTAAGTGGAATAACGGTTCGTGTCCCAATATTTCGCTGTCATGGAGAAAGCATAACCGTTCAATTTAAAAATAAATTAACACCGCAACGAGCAAGAGAAGTACTAGCCAGCTCTCCAGGTATTATCGTTGCGGATGCTCCTCAAGATAACATATACCCACAACCAATTTTGGTTGCAGAAAAAGATGAAGTCTATGTTGGGCGTATCCGCAGGGACACAGGGCTAGATAATGCACTTGCTATGTGGGTTATCGGAGATAACCTGTTAAAAGGTGCCGCTCTTAACGCAGTACAAATCGCTGAGCTTTTTGTTTAA